The DNA segment CAGGAAGTCCCCGGCGGCGGCGATCCGTTCGGCCACCGGGCTGGTCCGCACGTCCAGCAGCCGGGAGTCGCCGGGCGGCATGAGGGAGAAACGGATGCGGGTCGAGCCGCGCGGGTCCAGGTCGAGCAGGTCCCGGTTGACGTACTTGGTGGCGAAGGACGCCATCGCGGCGGGCCACCGGCGGAAGGCCGCGATCAGGTCGGCGGTGTTGTCGCTGATCAGCGCGTCCACCGAGCAGTCGCCGTTCTCCCCCGTGTCGTACACCCACCGCTCCTCGTCGCACTGCGTGGGCTCCTGCTTCGGGCCGAGGGCGGTGATGTGCTTCTCCAGGGCGTCGACCACGTCCCCGATGTTGGTGAAGACGGTGATCGGGTTGGCGTATCCCTTGCGGCGCGGGACGTAGCAGTACGCGCAGGACATCGCGCAGCCGTTGGAGGCGCCGGGGGCGATCCAGTCCGCCGAGCGTCCGTTGGGCCGTACGGTCAGTGACTTGCGTACGCCGAGGACGAGCGTCTGCCGCTTGACCCGCACCCAGCGGTCGGCGTTTCCCTCGTTGCCGTGCAGGTGGGGGATGTTCCAGTGCGAGCCGACCTCCAGCACGCGCGCCGCGGGGAAGCGGCCGATGACCTGCCGGCCGCGCGGGGAGAGGGCGGCGGCGGGCTCGGCGTAGATCTCCCGCACGTCGAGCAGCCGGGACACCTGGTCGGGGGTTTCGCCCGGCTCCGGTCCCTCGGTGTGGCCCTCGGCGCCCAGCAGCTCGGTCAGCCCGAAGAGGGCGTCGGGGTCGCCTGAGGCGGGGGAGGGGGACACGGCGGCTCCAGCGGTACGGGGTGTGCGGGGGTGAGGAGTGACGGCACGGCCCTCTCCCGGCGCCCCACCCCTGATGCTGCTGTCCGCCTGCCCGCGCGGGCGTGGGTCAGCAGTCGGTGGTGGCGCCGAGGGAGTCGTCGCGCTGGGTGGTCTGGGCGACGCGGGTCAGGAGGCGGCGGAGCTGGCCCGCGTCGTTCTCGTCGAGGTCGGCCAGGAGGCGGGCCTCGGCGGTGGAGAGCTGACGGCGGCTGCGCTCCAGCTCCGCCCGGCCCTCCTCGGTTATGAGGACCTGCCGGGCGCGGCGGTCACGGGGGTCGGGGCGACGGGTGATCAGCCCGCGCTTCTCGAGGTCGTCCAGCAGATACGTCATCACCGTGCGGTCCAGGCTGACCTGCTGGGCCAGGGCGAGCTGGGACGGCGGCTCGCCCGTCGCCAGCGCGACCAGCACCAGATAGCCGCGCGGGCCTCCGGGCAGGTCGGCGACCGAGCTGGTGGCGATCCTGCGGAACGCCGAGGAGACCTGGCGGATGGCCCAGCCCAGGTCGGTCTCGAGCCCCGAGTCGTCGGTGGCGGCGGTGTCTGAAGCGGTCACCGGACCAATGTAGCGCAAATTCCTGCGAGTGGGCAGATAGTCTTGCGGACAGAACATCTGTGGTGCATAGTTTTTCGTGAGGCTCCGGCGACGGGACCCGAGTCCGACCGATCGACCGACGACTTGCGCAGAGCAGGAATGAGAACCGCGCCATGACGAACGACAGCAACGACCTGCAAGGCAGCACCGCCCTGGTCACCGGCGCCACCTCCGGCATCGGCCGAGCCGTGGCGGAGAGCCTGGCCGCCCGGGGCGCGAAGGTGGTCCTGCACGGCCGGGACCATGCCCGGGGCGAAGCCCTGGCGCGGGACACAGGGTCCGCCCGCTTCATCGCGGCGGACCTCACCGACGCCGAGGAGGTCCTCCGCCTGGCGGCCGAGGCGGGCGAGGTCGACATCCTCGTCAACAGCGCGGGCGTCTACGACTTCGCGCCCACCGCGGCGACCGACGCCGCCGCCTTCGACCGGCACATCGCGGTGAACACCCGCGCCCCCTTCCTCCTGGTCGGCGCGCTCGCTCCCGCGATGGCGCGGCGCGGTCACGGCTCGATCGTCACGATCGGCTCCAGCGCCGCCCGCCTGCCCGCCCCCATCGGCGCCGCCTACGGCGCGTCCAAGGCCGGCGTCGAAATCCTCACCCGCTACTGGGCCACCGAGTACGGCCCGCACGGAGTCCGTGTCAACACGGTCTCCCCGGGACCCGTCCGCACCGAGGGGGTCGCCGCGATATTCGGCGACGACACCGCCGTCCTGGACCAGGTCAACGCCCGTGGCCGGGCGGGCGAGCCGAGCGAGATCGCCGGGATAGTCAACTTCCTGGTCTCCCCGGCGAGCAGCTACATGAACGGCGCGATCCTGTACGCGGACGGAGGGGAACGCAGCACCCTGCCGGGCTGACCGGTGGGTTCTCAGGCCGTCGAGACGAGCGCGGCGATGATGCCGTCCCTGGTCCGGGAGGCGAGACGGTTGCTCGTCACCAATGTCAGGGGGACCGAAGGGAGAGATGGAAGAGAGTCGAGCGCCGTCAGGCCCGGCTCGCTCAGCCGGAGTCGCGGCAGTGCCGTGACGCCCCCGGTGGATTTGACGGCGGAGAGGAGACTGACCAGATCGGCGCATTCCCGGACCACTGCTCCGCCCGCCGCCGCCTCGGACGCCAGGATGTGGTCCCGGACGGTGCAGGGGGCGGTGAAGGTGACCAGCGCGCCCGTGTCCGGAGCGCGGTCCGACGGGCCCACCCAGGTGAGGGGCAGCTCGGTGATGTGCCGGGTGCCTTGGCCGAGGTCGCCGATGCCCAGCGCCACGTCCGCCGAGTGGTCGTGCACGAACTCGCGGACGCGGGCACTGCGGTGGAACCGGAAGCGGACGGGCCGGTCCGGGTGGTCGCGGGAGAGGACGCGGGCGACCGCGCGCAGCAGCGCCTCGGTGGCGTGCTCGGTGGAGACGACCAGCAGCTCCCCGCTCGCGGGGCCCAGCAGCCGGTGCAGCGCGTCGTCGTGCTCACCGAGCAGCCGGTACGCCTCCCGCAGGACGTCCTCGCCCCGGGAGGTGAAGGCGATGTTCCGGCCCTGCCGGGTCACCACGGGGAAACCCAGCTCCGTCTCCAGGCGGCGCAGATGACCGCTGACCCCCGCCTGGGACAGATGCAGGGCCTCGGCGGCCCTCCGGACCCCACCGAAGGAGGCCACGCTGACCAGGCTGCGCAGACAGGTGATGTCGAGGGTCGCCATGCCTCATTGTCACCGGTGGGCCACGTACGAAGGGAGGACCGTTCACGAATCACGATCGGTCACGCACGGCGTCCCGCGCCGGTGCTGAGGTCGGAGCATGTTCCAGCGACTTCTCCCGGCCCTGACCGTCCTGCTGTACGCCCTCGGCTATCCCCTGGGCGCGCTCACCCTCGGGCATGTCACGCCGTTCCTCCTCATCCTGCTGCGCTTCCTGCTCAGTGCCGTGCTGATGTGGACCGTCGTGGCCGTACGGCGGACCCCGCTGCCGCGTGGACGCCTGCTCGCCTGGACGGCCGCCGGCGGCCTGCTGGTGCAGGGGGTGCAGTTCCTCGGTCTCTACTGGGGCATGGCACACGGGGTGGGGCCGGGCGTCGCGGCGCTGGTGATCGCGATGAACCCCGTCACCACCGCGCTCCTCGGGCGGCTGGTGCTGGGGCGGCGCGAGAACTCCTGGGGACTCGTCGCGCTCACCCTCGGCACCGTGGGCGTGGTGGCGGCCTGCCTCCCCCGGCTGCTGGCCGATCCGTCCGTGGGACCGGGACTGATCACGGTCCTGATCGCGCTCGGCGGACTGTCCGGCGGCTCCCTCCTCCAGGAGCGGAGGCTGCGGGCGGTCGACCCCTTCGTGTTCACCGCGATCGGCGTCACCGTCTCCGTCCTCCCGGCCGCCGCGCTCACCCTCACCACCCCGCAGCACCTCACCGACCCCCTGCCCGCCGTGGCCCTGCTCCTGCTGCTCGTGCTCGCCAGCGCGGTGGGCATGGTCTGCTACGCGGCCTGCGTACGGAGCAGGGGAGCGCGCGGGGCGTCGATCCTGTTCGCCGTCATCCCGGCGGTCTCCGTGATCGCGGCGTGGGGCGTGCAGGGCGCGCCCCTCGACCTGACCACGGCTGTCGGGCTCGTCTGTGGCGCACTGGCCTGTGTCGCTCAGAGCCGGTCGGCGCGGCCCACACCCGGCGCGCCGGAGCGGAGCGGGCGGGGTTGCACCAGCCGGGCGCCCACCGCTGAACGAGCTGGCTGAACAAGCGGGACGGGCCACCATGCCCCGGCCCCGTCCACTTCCCGTCCGCTTCCCGGTCGAGTTGCTGGGGCCCGTCGATGCGAGAAGGTGAGGAAGGACGTCCGGGAAGGGAGCGTGGGGTGGCGAGCGATCCCATCGACGATGCCGCGGTACTGAACGCGCTGTTCGGCAACTCTCCCCAAGGGCTGTTCGTCTTCGACTCGCAGATGAAGGTCATGCGCTACAACCCCTCCGGACGAGGGGTGTGGAAGCTGGCCGCCGAGGACATCGTGGGGCACTACGTCGAGGAGTTCGCGCCCGGTCTGGAGTCGGCCGAGCTGAGGTCCCTGATGGACGAGGCGCTGGCCAGTGGTGTGCCGCTGCGGAGGATGCTGGTCCGGGGGAAGTCGCCGTCGGACCCGGACCGGACGCTCGCGATAGAGGTGTCCCTCTTCCCGCTGCCCGACGCGGGCGGTGGCTCTCCCGGCCTGGTGGGCGTGGTCGAGGACGTGACCGAGAGGCAGGCCGGCGCGGACCGGCTCGCCGTCCTCAGCAGGGTGCACAAGACCGTCGGTTCCACGCTGGACGTACGGACCACGGCCGACGAACTGGTACGGGCGCTGGTCCCCACCTTCGCCGACGGGGCGAGCGTCGACCTGCTGGACGACGGCCCCGCGTTCGGCCCCCTGACCTCCGGGGTGCCGCTGCGCCGGACCTCCTTCGCCCCGGCGGGCACCGTGACCGCGCGGAAGGAAGGCGACAGCCGGCCCTTTCCCTACCCCACGCCGCACACACAGGCGCTCAACGACACCGAGGCCCGTATCGTCCCGGTGACGCCGGACGCGCCGTGGCTGGCCGCCGACCCGGACATGTTCGAGCCGCTGCTCCGGGCGAACGTGCACTCCATGATCGTCGTACCGCTCACGGTGCGGGACACCGTGCTCGGCCTGGTCACCCTGTACCGGCACCGGACCGACCCCTTCGAGGAGGCCGACCTCGACGTGGCACGGCAGGCGGCCGCCACCACGGCCGCGCATCTGGAGAACGCCCGCAGCTACCGCCGCGAGCACATGGTCGCCTCCACCCTTCAGCGCAAGCTCCAGCCCAGCACCACCCCGCGCCTCTCGGCGGTGGAGACCGCCCACATGTATCTGCCCGAGAGCGCGGGCGGCGACTGGTACGACGTCATCCCCCTGTCCGGGACGCGCGTCGCGCTGGTCGTCGGCGATGTCGCCGGGCACGGCATCGAGGCGGCGGCGACGATGGGCCAGCTCCGGATCGCCCTGCGCACCCTCGCCCTCCAGGACCTGGAGACCGACGAGCTGCTGACCCGCCTGGACGAGGTCGCCGCCCAGCTCGCCGAACCCTCGGACGACTATGTGGCGACCTGCGCGGTCGCCGTCTACAACCCCGTCTCGCGGCGCTGCGCGATGGTGCGGGCGGGGCACCCGGCGCCGGTGATCGTCGACCCCAAGGGCTCGCCCATCCCCGTGCACGTGCCCCTCGGGCCGCCGCTGGGCGCCGGGGGCGGACGGGTCTTCACCCCGGCTCTGATCGACCTGCCCGCCGGGACCCTGATCGCCCTCTACACCAACGGCCTGCTCGGCGCCCGCGCGCACGACCCGGCCGCCGCCCGGCGCGTGCTCGCCCGCACCCTCGCCTCGCCTGCGCGGCCCCTGCGGGAACTGAGCGACGACGCCGTGTACCGCATGGCACCCTCCCGCGGCGACGACGCCGTGCTGCTGCTCGCCCGCACCCACACCCTGGCCGAGGAGAACGTCGCGGACTTGACGCTGCCCGCCGAGCCGTCCGTGGTGAGCACGGCGCGGCGGCTCGTGGACCAGCAACTGGCCGTCTGGCACCTGGAGGGGGCGGCGTACACCACCGGGCTCATCGTCAGCGAACTCGTCACCAACGCCATCCGCTACGGCACCGGGCCCATCAAACTGCGCCTCATCCACGACAGCGGCCGGCTCCTGACCGAGGTCACCGACGCCAACAGCACCAGCCCCCATCTGCGCCACGCCCGTGAGAGCGACGAGGGCGGGCGCGGCCTGTACATCGTCATGCGCCTCAGCACGCGCTGGGGCGTCCGGCACAGCCACCAGGACAAGACGATCTGGTCCGAGCAGGGGCTCGGCGGCGAACCGGACACGCAGGCCGCCCCCGAGGCGTTCGACATGGCGGAGGTGGAGGAACTCTCCTGAGCGCCACCGTCAGGCCCGGCGGCGCACATACGCCGTCCAGGTCACGCCCGCGCACACCCCGTACGCGGCGACGAACGCGACGTACGCCCCGTCACCGTTCCTGGTCGCGAGGAACGACTCGCGGAAGGCGAAGTTGACCAGCACCCCGCCGATCGAGGAGGCGAAGTTGCCGCCGCCGACCCCGGCGAGGCAGGCGGTGAGCAGCAGGGTGCCGTACGAGGTGCCGGGCTCCAGGACGACGGCGGTCGCCACCGCGGGGACGAGCAGGAGCAGCGCGCTGCGGTGCAGGAGCACGGGGCGCCGCTGCCGGGACTCGCCTCGGCGCTGCGGGAGCGGGGCGCGGAGGTGGTGGAGGTCCCGATGTACCGCTGGGTGCCGCCCCTGGACCCCGAGCCGGTCCGGCAGCTGGCCGAGGCGACGGCGCGCGGCGAGGTGCACGCGCTGCTGTTCACCTCCGCGCCGGCCATCACCTCCTTCCTGGAGCACGCGGAGGCGGCGGGCAAGTACGAGACCGTCCTCGAACGGCTGCGTACGGACGTGCTCCCCCTGTGCGTCGGCGCGGTGCGCGCCCGGCCGCTGCTGAGGTGGGCGCCGGGCCGGTGTGGCCCGAGCGAGGGAGACTGGGAGCGATGGTCCACCTGCTCACCGCCACGCTCCCCGGCCGCGACCGCCACCTCGTCCCGGCCGGTGACCGCACCCTGGTCCTCCAGGGCAACGCGCTCCTCCTCGGCGACGGCGCCCCGGCGCAAGCGGTATGGCTGACGCCGGGCTCGGCCCGGGTGCTGCGGGCCCTCGCCGAACGCCCCGGCTGGGTGGTCGGCCGCCCCGAACCGCTGCGCCGGGTCTGGCCGGGGAAGGGCGCGGACGAGCGCGCGGTGGAGGCGGCGGTCACGCGTCTGCGAGCCGCCCTCGGCCCCTACGCGAGCCTGATCCGCACGGTCCCCGAACGCGGCTACCGCCTGACGACGGAGCCCCACGGAGGCACCCGATGACCCCCACCCTGCTGGCCGTCGCCCACGGCACCCGCGACCCGGAGGGCGTCCGCACGGTCCTCGCCCTGCTGGACGAGGTCCGCCGCCTGCGCCCCGGACTGCGCGTCGAGCCGGCCTGGCTGGGCCTGGTGGCACCCTCGGTGCCCGAGGCGCTGTCCTCGCTCCCCGGCCCGGTGATCGCCGTCCCCCTCCTCCTGGCCAGCGGCTACCACGTACGCGCCGACATCCCGGCCCTCCTCGCCGAGGCGGACCCCGGCACGGTACGCGTCACCCCGGCCCTCGGCCCGTCCCCCCTGCTGGCCGACGCCCTGGCAGCCCGCCTGGCCGAAGCGGGCCGCCCGCCGGACGCGACCCCGGTCGTCCTCGCCGCCACCGGCTCCTCCGACCCCCGCGCCCGAGCGGACACGGCCGAGTCGGCCCGCCTCCTCTCCGCCCGCCTCGACGCCCCCGTCTCGGTCGCCTACGCCTCCGGCGAGGGCCCGACCCCCACCGAAGCGGTCTCCGCCTGGCACACCTCCGGCCACCCCACCGTCTCCCTCGCCACCCACCTCCTGGCCCCCGGCCACTTCGCCCACACCCTGACCCACACCCCCGCCCACTGGACCTCGTCCCCTCTGGGCACGCATCCTTCGGTGGCGGAGCTGGTGCTGCGTCGGTACGACGAGACGGCGGCCCGGCGTGATCGACAAGACACCCCCTAGGCCCTCGGCCAGGGGTGGGCCGGCGGCTGACGCACCCGGCTGAAGCCGTGGACCATGGTCGACCACGTGAGCCGGGCGGAGCCCGCCCCGGCCGGTTGCGGTCCTCGGCGGGGACCCCAAGCATGGACGGAGGGGGGATCACGTGTGGGTGATCCCCGACTCGGGGTAGCCGTCACCACCAACGGCCGGACCGGCCGTGCGACGGGGCACTCGTGTGCCCGGTCCAGGGAACAGACCGAGGAGTGGCCATGTCCGACATCCCGCCGCCCGTCACCCCGTATCTCGAACCCGCCGCCAAGGAGCTGACCGAGGCGACCGATCCGCATCCCCGGATCTACGAGGTCCCGCCGGAACAGGGCCGGGCCATCCTCGCGGACCTGCAGAGCGACACCAGCGTGCCCCGTCCCGATGTCGACGAGGAGTGGGTCGACGTGGACGCGGGGGAGTGGGGCACCGTCCGCACCCGCGTCATCCGCCCCAAGGGCGTCACCGGCCCGCTGCCGGTGCTGATCTACATCCACGGCGCCGGCTGGGTCTTCGGCGACGACAAGACCCACGACCGCCTCTTCCGCGAACTCACCGTCGGCGCGGGCGCGGTGGGCGTCTTCCCGGTCTACGACCGCGCGCCGGAGGCGAAGTACCCGACCCAGGTCGAGCAGAACTACGCCGTGGGCCAGTGGGTCCTCGAACACGGCGCCGAGCACGGCATGGACACCTCGACCATCGCCGTCACCGGTGAGTCCGTCGGCGGCTGCATGTCGGCGGTGTTCGCGCTGATGAACAAGGACCGGGGCGGCATCGACCTCAAGGCCCAGTGCCTGCTGTACCCGGTGGCCGACGCCGGCTTCGACACGCCGTCCTACGAGCAGTTCGCCGAGGGCTACTATCTCACCCGCGACGGCATGAAGTGGTTCTGGGACGCATACTCCGACCCGTCCCAGCGCTCCGAGAAGTACGCCGCCCCGCTCCAGGCGTCGCTGGAGGAGCTGAAGGGCCTGCCGCCCACGCTGGTCATCACCGACGAGGCGGACGTGCTGCGCGACGAGGGTGAGGAGTACGCCAACAAGCTCCGCGAGGCGGGTAACGACGTCACCTCGGTCCGGGTCGCGGGCATGGTCCACGACTTCCTGCTGCTGGACGGCCTGCGGGACACCCGGGCGGCCAACATCGCCCGGAAGATCGCCATCGACTTTCTCGGATCGGCGCTCCACCAGGACGACTGAGGCGGCCCGCGCGGCTATGTGTTGACGGTGCTTACATCGGTGGCCACTCTGATGTAATCACCGTCAACATGCGTTGCCAGGAGCCGCGTCATGCCCTCGTCCCAGCCCCAGCCGCCGGGGCGCGATCCCGCTGCTCACCCACACCACCGAGCTGCGTCACCCCAAGGGCGTCGTGTCCGTCATCTCGCCCTGGAACTACCCGCTGAGCATGGCCGCCGGCGACGCCGTCGCCGCGCTGATGGCCGGCAACGCGGTCGTCCAGAAGCCCGACACCCAGACCGCGCTCACCGCCCTGTGGTCGCTGGAGCTGATGCGCGAGGCCGGACTGCCCGCCGGTGTCTGGCAGATGGTGATCGGGCGGGGCAGTTCCATCGGGGGCGCGCTGATGGACAACGCCGACTACATGATGTTCACCGGCTCCACCGCCAGCGGCCGGAAGATCGCCCGGGACGCGGGGGAGCGGCTCATCGGCTCGTCCCTCGAACTCGGGGGCAAGAACGCCATGTTGGTGCTGGACGACGCCGACATCGAGAAGGCCGCCGAGGGCGCCGTCGCCGCCTGCTTCCCCTCGGCCGGCCAGCTCTGCGTCTCCGTGGGGCGTCTCTACGTGGCGGATTCGGTGCACGACCGATTCGTGGACGCGTTCGTCGCCCGCACCGAGCGGCTCGAGGTCGGCGGCGCGTACGACTTCAGCCGCGACGTCGGCAGCCTCACCACGCCGGCCCAGCTGAAGACCGTCACCGAGCACGTCGACGACGCCGTGGGCAAGGGGGCGAAGGTCCTCGCGGGCGGCAGGGCGCGCCCTGACCTGGGACCGCTGTTCTACGAGCCGACCATCCTCGCCGGTGTCACCCCGGACATGACGCTGTACGAGCACGAGACCTTCGGTCCCGTCGTGTCGGTCTACCCCGTCCACGACGACAGCGAGGCCGTCGCGCGGGCCAACGCCACGCCGTACGGCCTCAACGCGAGCGTCTGGTCCCGCAGTGCCTCGCGGGGCCGTGCCGTCGCCGCCCGGCTGCACGCGGGCACCGTCAACGTCAACGAGGCGTTCGCGGCCGCGTGGGGCAGCGTCGACGCGCCGATGGGCGGCATGGGCGACTCCGGCCTCGGCCGGCGGCACGGCGCCGAGGGCATCCTCAAGTACACCGAGGCCCAGAACGTCGCCCACCAGCGCGTGCAGGGGTTCACTCCACCAAGGAGTATTCCGCCGGAGACCTGGGCGGCGCTGCTGACCGGTGCGCTGAAGGTGCTGAAGGCGGTCGGCTCCCGCTGAACCGACGACAAGCCGGCGCGGCTCCCGTCGGAGCCGCGCCGCCTTGTGCTGTGCGGGCCGCGCTAGGCGGCGCGCCGCTCCGTGCTGAGCCAGGTGCGGTAGCGGCGCAGCGCCCGGCGCTGCTTGCGCTGCTCGGCGAGGAGGGCGAGCGCCGGGTGGGTGCCCGGCGTGGGGCGGCTGCCGCGCGCGATGCGGCGCATCTGGTGGCGGACCTGCGCCATGCTCGCGGCCGAGGCGAGCACCTTGTCCGACCAGGTCACCGGCCTGAGTTGCCGCTCGGCCTCGCCACCGGCGCGCCAGCGCTCCGGCAGGTCCGGGGTGACGGCGAGGGCGGTGCCCATGCCGATGACCGCCACCTCGCTGTCGAGGACGCGCTCGGCGGTCTCGCGCCGGGTGATGCCACCGGTCAGCATCAGCGGTACCGGGCTGGAGCCGACGAGGTCCTTGGCCAGGTCCAGGAAGTACGCCTCGCGGGCCTGGGTCCGCGCGTCGGCGGCCCGGCCGGACATCGCCGGGCTCTCGTAGCTGCCGCCGGACAGCTCGATGAGGTCGACCC comes from the Streptomyces seoulensis genome and includes:
- a CDS encoding spore photoproduct lyase family protein produces the protein MSPSPASGDPDALFGLTELLGAEGHTEGPEPGETPDQVSRLLDVREIYAEPAAALSPRGRQVIGRFPAARVLEVGSHWNIPHLHGNEGNADRWVRVKRQTLVLGVRKSLTVRPNGRSADWIAPGASNGCAMSCAYCYVPRRKGYANPITVFTNIGDVVDALEKHITALGPKQEPTQCDEERWVYDTGENGDCSVDALISDNTADLIAAFRRWPAAMASFATKYVNRDLLDLDPRGSTRIRFSLMPPGDSRLLDVRTSPVAERIAAAGDFLDAGYEVHFNLSPVVLRPGWEEDWAELLRHLDDVLPARVKAQAAAEVIMLTHNRQLHDVNLRWHPRAEDVLWRPEIQQAKRSENGALNVRYRNDVKREGVRRLTELVAAHAPWLRVRYAF
- a CDS encoding MarR family winged helix-turn-helix transcriptional regulator, with protein sequence MTASDTAATDDSGLETDLGWAIRQVSSAFRRIATSSVADLPGGPRGYLVLVALATGEPPSQLALAQQVSLDRTVMTYLLDDLEKRGLITRRPDPRDRRARQVLITEEGRAELERSRRQLSTAEARLLADLDENDAGQLRRLLTRVAQTTQRDDSLGATTDC
- a CDS encoding SDR family NAD(P)-dependent oxidoreductase; the protein is MTNDSNDLQGSTALVTGATSGIGRAVAESLAARGAKVVLHGRDHARGEALARDTGSARFIAADLTDAEEVLRLAAEAGEVDILVNSAGVYDFAPTAATDAAAFDRHIAVNTRAPFLLVGALAPAMARRGHGSIVTIGSSAARLPAPIGAAYGASKAGVEILTRYWATEYGPHGVRVNTVSPGPVRTEGVAAIFGDDTAVLDQVNARGRAGEPSEIAGIVNFLVSPASSYMNGAILYADGGERSTLPG
- a CDS encoding LysR family transcriptional regulator; the protein is MATLDITCLRSLVSVASFGGVRRAAEALHLSQAGVSGHLRRLETELGFPVVTRQGRNIAFTSRGEDVLREAYRLLGEHDDALHRLLGPASGELLVVSTEHATEALLRAVARVLSRDHPDRPVRFRFHRSARVREFVHDHSADVALGIGDLGQGTRHITELPLTWVGPSDRAPDTGALVTFTAPCTVRDHILASEAAAGGAVVRECADLVSLLSAVKSTGGVTALPRLRLSEPGLTALDSLPSLPSVPLTLVTSNRLASRTRDGIIAALVSTA
- a CDS encoding DMT family transporter encodes the protein MFQRLLPALTVLLYALGYPLGALTLGHVTPFLLILLRFLLSAVLMWTVVAVRRTPLPRGRLLAWTAAGGLLVQGVQFLGLYWGMAHGVGPGVAALVIAMNPVTTALLGRLVLGRRENSWGLVALTLGTVGVVAACLPRLLADPSVGPGLITVLIALGGLSGGSLLQERRLRAVDPFVFTAIGVTVSVLPAAALTLTTPQHLTDPLPAVALLLLLVLASAVGMVCYAACVRSRGARGASILFAVIPAVSVIAAWGVQGAPLDLTTAVGLVCGALACVAQSRSARPTPGAPERSGRGCTSRAPTAERAG
- a CDS encoding SpoIIE family protein phosphatase, with the protein product MASDPIDDAAVLNALFGNSPQGLFVFDSQMKVMRYNPSGRGVWKLAAEDIVGHYVEEFAPGLESAELRSLMDEALASGVPLRRMLVRGKSPSDPDRTLAIEVSLFPLPDAGGGSPGLVGVVEDVTERQAGADRLAVLSRVHKTVGSTLDVRTTADELVRALVPTFADGASVDLLDDGPAFGPLTSGVPLRRTSFAPAGTVTARKEGDSRPFPYPTPHTQALNDTEARIVPVTPDAPWLAADPDMFEPLLRANVHSMIVVPLTVRDTVLGLVTLYRHRTDPFEEADLDVARQAAATTAAHLENARSYRREHMVASTLQRKLQPSTTPRLSAVETAHMYLPESAGGDWYDVIPLSGTRVALVVGDVAGHGIEAAATMGQLRIALRTLALQDLETDELLTRLDEVAAQLAEPSDDYVATCAVAVYNPVSRRCAMVRAGHPAPVIVDPKGSPIPVHVPLGPPLGAGGGRVFTPALIDLPAGTLIALYTNGLLGARAHDPAAARRVLARTLASPARPLRELSDDAVYRMAPSRGDDAVLLLARTHTLAEENVADLTLPAEPSVVSTARRLVDQQLAVWHLEGAAYTTGLIVSELVTNAIRYGTGPIKLRLIHDSGRLLTEVTDANSTSPHLRHARESDEGGRGLYIVMRLSTRWGVRHSHQDKTIWSEQGLGGEPDTQAAPEAFDMAEVEELS
- a CDS encoding uroporphyrinogen-III synthase; this encodes MQEHGAPLPGLASALRERGAEVVEVPMYRWVPPLDPEPVRQLAEATARGEVHALLFTSAPAITSFLEHAEAAGKYETVLERLRTDVLPLCVGAVRARPLLRWAPGRCGPSEGDWERWSTCSPPRSPAATATSSRPVTAPWSSRATRSSSATAPRRKRYG
- a CDS encoding winged helix-turn-helix domain-containing protein; the encoded protein is MLRALAERPGWVVGRPEPLRRVWPGKGADERAVEAAVTRLRAALGPYASLIRTVPERGYRLTTEPHGGTR
- a CDS encoding sirohydrochlorin chelatase, with product MTPTLLAVAHGTRDPEGVRTVLALLDEVRRLRPGLRVEPAWLGLVAPSVPEALSSLPGPVIAVPLLLASGYHVRADIPALLAEADPGTVRVTPALGPSPLLADALAARLAEAGRPPDATPVVLAATGSSDPRARADTAESARLLSARLDAPVSVAYASGEGPTPTEAVSAWHTSGHPTVSLATHLLAPGHFAHTLTHTPAHWTSSPLGTHPSVAELVLRRYDETAARRDRQDTP
- a CDS encoding alpha/beta hydrolase, which gives rise to MSDIPPPVTPYLEPAAKELTEATDPHPRIYEVPPEQGRAILADLQSDTSVPRPDVDEEWVDVDAGEWGTVRTRVIRPKGVTGPLPVLIYIHGAGWVFGDDKTHDRLFRELTVGAGAVGVFPVYDRAPEAKYPTQVEQNYAVGQWVLEHGAEHGMDTSTIAVTGESVGGCMSAVFALMNKDRGGIDLKAQCLLYPVADAGFDTPSYEQFAEGYYLTRDGMKWFWDAYSDPSQRSEKYAAPLQASLEELKGLPPTLVITDEADVLRDEGEEYANKLREAGNDVTSVRVAGMVHDFLLLDGLRDTRAANIARKIAIDFLGSALHQDD